The Rhododendron vialii isolate Sample 1 chromosome 8a, ASM3025357v1 genome has a window encoding:
- the LOC131336610 gene encoding geraniol 8-hydroxylase-like, whose product MESLILILYILLATTLIRALLSILRSSKPSPKLPPGPVPLPVIGSLLNLGGKPHKSLAELAKLYGPIMSLKLGRKTVVVVSSPALAREVLQKQDLAFSTRSVPNAVHAHGHNKYSVAWLPVADQWRSLRKALNSNIFSGNRIDASQNLRQQKVQELIEYAGKCCREGVAVDIGTAAFKTSLNLLSNTVFSIDMADPTQDSVQQFRHLIWQIMVEIGKPNLVDYFPILEKIDPQGIRRRLKSHFGDTFQLIGRLIDERLELRGLGKTRAESDVIDILLNIIEENGEINRNHIEHLCLDIFAAGTDTTSSSVEWAMAELLRNPETLEKAKAEIEQTIGKGKPIEETDIPQLPYLQAIVKESMRLHPPVPLLLPRTVETDVEVYGYTVPQGAQVLVNAWAIGRDPSVWENPTSFMPERFLDLDVDVRGRDFELIPFGAGRRICPGLSLAIRVVPLMLGSIINSFDWKLEGRIKPEELDMDDEFGITLQKAQPLRVVPFPV is encoded by the exons ATGGAGTCATTGATCTTAATTCTGTATATCTTGTTAGCTACCACCTTGATCAGAGCCCTCCTTTCGATATTAAGAAGCAGCAAACCAAGCCCAAAACTTCCACCAGGGCCGGTGCCACTTCCGGTCATAGGAAGTCTTCTAAACCTGGGTGGCAAGCCCCATAAATCACTGGCTGAGTTAGCCAAGCTATATGGCCCAATCATGAGTTTGAAACTGGGCCGAAAAACCGTTGTGGTTGTTTCTTCACCAGCCTTAGCGAGAGAGGTCCTCCAAAAGCAGGATCTCGCCTTCTCCACTAGATCCGTCCCCAACGCTGTCCATGCCCACGGCCACAACAAATACTCCGTGGCTTGGTTGCCGGTTGCAGATCAATGGCGGAGCCTCCGCAAAGCCCTCAACTCTAACATATTTTCAG GTAACAGAATCGATGCTAGTCAAAATTTACGGCAGCAAAAGGTGCAGGAACTCATTGAGTATGCGGGAAAATGTTGCCGAGAAGGCGTTGCGGTGGACATAGGAACCGCAGCCTTCAAAACATCCCTTAATTTGTTATCTAACACCGTATTTTCCATCGATATGGCTGACCCAACTCAAGATTCAGTGCAACAATTCCGGCATTTGATTTGGCAGATTATGGTAGAGATCGGTAAGCCCAATTTGGTGGATTACTTTCCGATTCTTGAGAAAATTGATCCACAGGGCATAAGACGCCGGTTGAAGAGTCATTTTGGGGATACATTTCAGCTGATTGGTCGGCTTATTGATGAACGGTTGGAGTTGAGAGGATTGGGCAAGACTCGTGCAGAGAGCGATGTGATAGATATTTTGCTCAATATCATTGAAGAGAATGGAGAGATTAACAGAAATCACATCGAGCATCTGTGCTTG GACATATTTGCAGCCGGGACGGATACAACATCAAGCTCAGTTGAGTGGGCAATGGCGGAGCTATTACGCAATCCCGAGACTTTAGAGAAAGCCAAAGCTGAGATTGAACAAACTATTGGCAAAGGGAAACCGATAGAAGAAACGGACATTCCACAACTTCCTTACTTGCAAGCAATCGTGAAAGAGAGCATGAGGCTACACCCGCCTGTTCCATTGCTACTCCCTCGCACAGTCGAGACGGACGTTGAAGTTTACGGCTACACTGTCCCACAGGGAGCCCAAGTGCTAGTTAATGCATGGGCTATTGGCCGTGACCCAAGCGTATGGGAAAACCCAACATCATTTATGCCTGAGAGGTTCTTGGACTTGGATGTTGATGTCCGAGGTAGGGACTTTGAGCTGATTCCTTTCGGAGCAGGACGAAGAATTTGCCCTGGGTTATCTCTAGCCATAAGGGTGGTTCCGCTGATGTTGGGTTCGATCATAAACTCGTTTGATTGGAAGCTTGAAGGACGAATAAAGCCAGAGGAGTTGGACATGGACGACGAGTTTGGCATTACTTTACAAAAGGCTCAGCCCCTTCGTGTTGTTCCATTCCCTGTGtga